A genomic segment from Microbulbifer elongatus encodes:
- a CDS encoding bactofilin family protein produces the protein MANPLDPKPDANLDSNSFLSGMNENGASERPFADKLESTMAKDRSVIGKNIKFRGELIGTEDLHIEGTIEGTVIMEGHDLSIGREGEINANIHAQNIVINGTLTGDALADELIEIRNTAVVKGNLIAPRIQLDDGGKFRGSMDMVDTDDEMKARHSEFKDKLVHPNLPPKDEAPSKPAAKKSFAPAKDAAKDSAKDAELADS, from the coding sequence ATGGCGAATCCGCTCGATCCCAAGCCAGATGCGAATCTGGATTCCAACTCTTTTCTTTCCGGCATGAACGAAAATGGTGCGAGCGAACGCCCGTTTGCGGATAAGCTCGAATCCACGATGGCGAAGGATCGCTCGGTCATTGGTAAAAACATCAAGTTCCGCGGCGAACTGATCGGCACCGAAGACCTGCATATTGAAGGCACCATCGAAGGTACCGTGATTATGGAAGGACACGACCTCTCCATCGGTCGCGAAGGTGAAATCAATGCGAACATCCACGCGCAGAACATTGTCATCAACGGCACCCTCACCGGCGATGCACTGGCAGACGAGCTGATCGAGATCCGCAATACCGCTGTAGTGAAGGGCAACCTGATTGCCCCGCGTATTCAGCTGGACGACGGCGGTAAGTTCCGCGGCTCCATGGATATGGTCGACACCGATGACGAGATGAAAGCCCGTCATTCCGAGTTCAAAGACAAACTGGTTCACCCGAACCTGCCGCCGAAAGACGAAGCGCCGAGCAAGCCCGCCGCGAAAAAGTCTTTCGCACCGGCTAAAGACGCTGCCAAGGATTCGGCCAAGGACGCGGAGCTGGCTGATAGCTGA
- a CDS encoding alpha/beta hydrolase family protein gives MISWLVRCHILKPVVGLILSLFLVSPGVAKTNELTAKDYGALPKVSMLTVSPSGERIAFRMTGENDSDIAIVMSLAEGKRLNAVNLSEITPESIYFANENELVLVASNVRKLWGFRGKLDLSTAYAFNVANGEVRQLLTPGDVIYAGQTGLGSIVGLSPDNKYAYMPAYVPDSKNDQSPRKSLLRVDLDSPRSPRVHFKGRSSSWDFFVDNKGEVIAHELFDNKRNLHRMLARHGDEWKEIYREETSVPSISFMGLTPDRESLIAIANNGETNRNDFYTLSLITGEFANLGFGRDDADVEYTYTSLDRRVWGVRYSGFTPSYRFFDPALDQRMQDIQAQFAGHSVWLRDWSADWEHLVVYVEGSQVAGDYYLFPKEGGPVLLASARPQVSSEQIHPIATMNFKARDGMVIPTLLTLPRTKVDNLKNLPAVILPHGGPAAYDRVSFDWLAQALANRGYLVVQPQFRGSTGFGLDHHLAGNGEWGAKMQDDVTDALDTLVRKGIVDPQRVCIAGMSYGGYAALAGGAFTPEKYRCVVSVNGVSDLERMLRDERRDNGRHHWVVSYWEESMARGEVDKDRLRAVSPVRFAENFQAPVLLIHGEDDVVVPIRQSEYMHKQLKRKKKAVEFLELKDETHHLVTGTARMQTTEAIVAFIDKHLQP, from the coding sequence ATGATTTCCTGGTTGGTGCGATGCCACATTCTCAAGCCTGTGGTGGGCCTGATACTCTCTCTATTCCTTGTGTCCCCCGGGGTCGCAAAAACGAATGAACTGACCGCCAAAGACTATGGTGCCCTGCCAAAAGTCAGCATGCTGACGGTCTCCCCCAGCGGCGAACGCATTGCCTTCCGCATGACCGGGGAAAACGACTCTGATATCGCCATCGTGATGTCGCTTGCGGAAGGCAAGCGGTTGAACGCCGTGAACCTCTCTGAAATAACCCCGGAATCCATCTATTTCGCCAACGAGAACGAGCTCGTTCTGGTGGCGTCGAATGTGCGCAAGCTGTGGGGGTTTCGCGGCAAGCTGGATTTGAGTACCGCTTACGCCTTTAACGTGGCAAATGGCGAGGTGCGTCAGCTGTTGACCCCGGGAGACGTGATCTATGCGGGGCAGACCGGGCTTGGCAGTATTGTGGGGCTCTCGCCCGATAACAAGTACGCCTATATGCCGGCGTATGTGCCCGACAGCAAGAATGATCAGAGCCCGCGCAAGTCGCTGCTGCGGGTCGATCTGGATAGCCCGCGCTCTCCCCGGGTACATTTCAAGGGGCGCTCGTCCTCCTGGGATTTCTTCGTGGACAACAAGGGCGAGGTGATCGCACACGAGTTGTTCGATAACAAACGCAACCTGCACCGTATGCTCGCGCGCCACGGTGATGAATGGAAAGAGATTTACCGCGAGGAGACTTCGGTCCCGTCGATCAGTTTTATGGGGCTGACCCCCGACCGCGAGTCACTGATCGCCATTGCGAATAATGGTGAAACCAATCGCAACGACTTTTACACCTTGTCACTGATCACTGGCGAATTCGCGAACCTGGGTTTCGGTCGGGATGATGCGGATGTGGAATACACCTACACCAGCCTGGATCGCCGAGTGTGGGGAGTGCGCTACTCCGGTTTTACCCCGAGTTACCGGTTCTTTGATCCGGCGCTGGATCAGCGGATGCAGGACATTCAGGCACAGTTTGCCGGACACTCGGTGTGGCTGCGTGACTGGAGCGCAGATTGGGAGCATCTGGTGGTGTACGTGGAGGGCTCGCAGGTGGCCGGGGATTACTATCTGTTCCCGAAAGAGGGCGGCCCGGTACTGCTGGCTTCCGCGAGACCTCAGGTCAGCAGTGAGCAGATTCATCCCATCGCGACCATGAATTTCAAAGCCCGCGATGGCATGGTGATTCCCACATTGCTCACCTTGCCGCGCACCAAGGTGGACAACCTGAAAAACCTGCCCGCGGTGATTCTCCCCCACGGCGGCCCTGCCGCTTACGATCGCGTCAGCTTTGACTGGTTGGCCCAGGCGCTGGCCAATCGTGGATATCTGGTTGTACAGCCGCAGTTCCGTGGTTCCACCGGTTTTGGTCTCGACCATCATCTGGCGGGTAACGGGGAGTGGGGCGCAAAAATGCAGGATGACGTCACCGACGCGCTGGATACGCTGGTGCGCAAGGGCATTGTTGATCCCCAGCGCGTGTGTATTGCCGGGATGAGTTACGGCGGATATGCCGCGCTGGCCGGCGGCGCATTTACCCCTGAAAAGTACCGCTGTGTGGTATCGGTAAATGGCGTAAGTGATCTGGAGCGGATGCTACGGGATGAGCGGCGTGACAACGGCAGGCATCACTGGGTCGTCAGTTACTGGGAAGAAAGCATGGCCCGTGGTGAAGTCGACAAAGACCGCTTGCGTGCCGTGTCTCCGGTGCGGTTTGCGGAGAACTTTCAGGCACCGGTATTGCTGATTCACGGAGAGGACGATGTCGTGGTGCCGATACGGCAGTCTGAATACATGCACAAGCAGCTCAAGCGCAAGAAAAAAGCCGTGGAGTTTCTGGAATTGAAAGACGAAACCCACCACCTCGTCACGGGTACCGCCCGCATGCAGACCACCGAGGCCATCGTCGCGTTTATCGATAAACACCTGCAGCCCTAA
- a CDS encoding MFS transporter produces MSQNPSTAAVAGAKPQLSFWQIWNMCFGFLGIQFGFALQNANVSRIFQTLGAEIDDIPVLWVAAPLTGLLVQPLIGYFSDRTWTGFGRRRPFLLAGAILSSIAILFMPHSPTLWIAAGMLWVMDASINVSMEPFRALVGDMLPQKQRSFGYALQSFFIGVSSVVASAMPWMLANWFDVSNTAPEGVVPDSVRVSFYVGGIGFLLAVLWSVFRTREYSPEQQAAFEAAESPELQEQTQEAEQDHSAGYRKIGGAILLVGTAFAAFVWQQGLDQQLYILAGLIAGLGVMQLLALVLRAKSGGDKGMLEEIVSNLYSMPDAMKRLAWVQFFSWFALFAMWIYTTAAVTSFHFGTSEVTSQAYNDGADWVGILFATYNGFAALAALLIPVMARTLGMRLSHSLNLALGGLGLLSFLFIRDPQWLLLPMLGVGFAWASILSLPYAMLSTHVSTRKMGVMMGIFNGFIVIPQLLAASVLGFVLRTFFDNEAIYALILGGASWLLAAVCALRVSEPKAAETDGDLAQAEG; encoded by the coding sequence ATGTCTCAAAATCCATCCACGGCGGCGGTTGCCGGCGCCAAGCCTCAGTTGAGCTTCTGGCAGATCTGGAACATGTGTTTCGGGTTTCTCGGTATCCAGTTCGGTTTTGCCCTGCAGAACGCCAACGTCAGCCGAATCTTTCAGACCCTCGGGGCCGAAATCGACGATATCCCGGTGTTATGGGTGGCCGCACCGCTGACCGGTTTGCTGGTACAACCGCTGATCGGCTATTTCAGTGACCGCACCTGGACCGGCTTTGGCCGCCGCCGCCCGTTCCTGCTGGCCGGTGCCATTCTCTCTTCCATCGCCATCCTGTTTATGCCGCATTCGCCCACTTTGTGGATCGCTGCCGGCATGCTGTGGGTGATGGACGCCTCCATCAATGTGTCCATGGAGCCGTTCCGCGCACTGGTGGGCGATATGCTGCCACAGAAGCAGCGCTCCTTTGGTTACGCCTTGCAGAGCTTCTTTATTGGGGTGAGCTCGGTGGTGGCCTCGGCCATGCCGTGGATGCTGGCCAACTGGTTTGATGTTTCCAATACTGCGCCGGAGGGCGTGGTGCCGGATTCCGTGCGGGTTTCCTTCTATGTCGGTGGTATCGGTTTCCTGCTGGCGGTGCTGTGGAGTGTGTTCCGCACCCGTGAATACAGCCCCGAGCAGCAGGCTGCGTTCGAGGCGGCGGAATCGCCCGAGCTGCAGGAGCAGACTCAGGAGGCCGAGCAGGATCACAGCGCCGGCTACCGCAAAATCGGTGGTGCCATACTGCTGGTGGGGACCGCCTTTGCCGCGTTCGTCTGGCAACAGGGGCTGGACCAGCAGCTGTACATTCTCGCCGGACTGATTGCCGGCCTTGGTGTGATGCAGCTGCTGGCGCTGGTACTGCGCGCCAAGTCCGGTGGTGACAAGGGCATGCTGGAAGAGATCGTATCCAACCTCTACTCCATGCCCGATGCCATGAAGCGTCTGGCCTGGGTGCAGTTTTTCTCCTGGTTTGCGCTGTTTGCCATGTGGATTTACACCACCGCTGCGGTCACCAGTTTTCACTTCGGCACCAGCGAAGTGACCTCCCAGGCATACAATGATGGCGCCGACTGGGTGGGCATTCTGTTCGCCACCTATAACGGTTTTGCCGCCCTCGCCGCACTGCTGATTCCCGTGATGGCCCGCACCCTGGGCATGCGTCTGTCCCACAGCCTGAACCTGGCCCTGGGTGGTCTTGGCCTGCTGTCTTTCCTGTTTATCCGCGACCCGCAGTGGCTGCTGCTGCCAATGCTGGGTGTGGGCTTTGCCTGGGCATCGATCCTGTCACTGCCCTACGCCATGCTCTCCACTCATGTGTCCACACGCAAGATGGGCGTGATGATGGGGATCTTCAACGGCTTTATCGTGATTCCACAGCTACTCGCCGCCAGCGTACTGGGCTTTGTACTGCGCACCTTCTTCGACAACGAAGCCATTTACGCGCTGATACTGGGCGGTGCCAGCTGGCTGCTGGCGGCGGTCTGTGCCCTGCGGGTCAGCGAGCCGAAAGCGGCCGAAACCGACGGCGACCTGGCCCAGGCCGAAGGCTGA
- a CDS encoding NHL repeat-containing protein, with amino-acid sequence MEVRRMRGRHACLFVAALALLFAITSMGAQAAEDRNRYHASWLPISPATEVIEGAVKSQRFPLAGYRVSLYANFTIAGGFQRMLATAVSKPDGSFRLHYRLPPGLIATMPPVLLLVAERGLVTLATVVSGSEVPPQLVINERTTVATAAAFAQFIHGRQLRGNHVGMQNAVRMVANMADPVSGRPSDVLRQTPNGAETSTFATFNALSNVVAACVASGEHCEQLFAATSPAGAPPADNVLQALANLTRNPSYPLYPQDSADPIFMLSLAAPLYQPALEQRPTNWLMFIKFTGGKYSAQDRFNLMNGPGNIAFDAEGSAWILNNYIPKATNQNACASQRLLRFYPWGETYEGSPYYGGGLSGAGFGITLDPRGNVWVGNFGFESPACADGTVPPDPENKIPATHNSVSLFHKSGRPISRSNGFTRGNIWWPQGTVSDREGNIWVANCGNDTVTMIRSGNPLLAKNFLLPGANPDLQPTESPSLKPFAIAIDRRGRAWITGNKSERLYRIDQRGNVEEVDMGGAELSWPMGISSDSKGNMWISNSDAVNVPCVDPLDPQSGGNPSIVFMPADGGAPLQVFGQGGLSIPWGNAVDGSDTLWVFNFGHTPFEDVQADTVWPDTGVSRFCGSGDCPPGLSVGDPISPDTGYTSDALERITGGGIDPSGNLWLLNNWKKIGPFVYDTNPGSNSFVIVPGAATPVKTPLIGVPRHFP; translated from the coding sequence ATGGAAGTACGCCGTATGCGCGGGCGCCACGCCTGCCTGTTTGTTGCTGCACTGGCACTGCTCTTCGCGATCACCTCGATGGGGGCACAGGCTGCCGAGGACCGGAACAGGTACCACGCCAGTTGGCTCCCCATCTCCCCCGCTACTGAAGTCATTGAGGGCGCGGTCAAGAGTCAGCGCTTTCCTCTGGCGGGGTATCGGGTTTCTCTCTACGCCAACTTCACCATTGCCGGCGGCTTCCAGCGCATGCTGGCGACTGCGGTGAGCAAGCCCGATGGTAGCTTCCGCCTGCATTACCGTCTGCCTCCGGGCCTTATCGCGACCATGCCGCCGGTGTTGTTACTGGTTGCGGAACGGGGACTGGTGACCCTCGCCACGGTCGTGTCCGGTAGCGAAGTGCCGCCGCAGCTGGTGATCAACGAGCGCACTACCGTTGCTACGGCGGCTGCCTTCGCGCAGTTTATTCACGGCCGACAGTTGCGCGGCAATCATGTAGGTATGCAGAACGCGGTGAGAATGGTGGCGAATATGGCGGATCCGGTGTCCGGCCGGCCATCTGACGTTCTGCGGCAGACGCCCAATGGCGCTGAAACCAGTACCTTTGCCACGTTCAACGCACTGAGCAATGTAGTTGCCGCCTGCGTGGCCTCCGGTGAACACTGTGAACAACTGTTTGCCGCCACTTCACCGGCGGGCGCACCGCCCGCTGACAATGTCCTGCAGGCACTGGCCAACCTGACCCGGAACCCGTCTTATCCGCTGTACCCGCAGGACAGTGCGGACCCGATATTTATGCTGTCACTGGCGGCGCCTTTATATCAGCCGGCGCTGGAGCAGCGTCCGACAAATTGGCTGATGTTTATCAAATTTACCGGTGGCAAGTACTCCGCCCAGGACCGCTTCAACCTGATGAACGGGCCGGGAAATATCGCGTTTGATGCCGAAGGCAGTGCGTGGATTCTGAATAACTACATTCCCAAGGCCACCAATCAAAACGCCTGTGCAAGCCAGCGTCTATTGCGCTTTTACCCCTGGGGGGAAACTTACGAAGGGTCACCTTATTACGGCGGTGGTCTGAGCGGTGCGGGATTCGGTATCACTCTGGATCCACGCGGCAATGTATGGGTGGGGAATTTCGGTTTTGAATCGCCGGCCTGTGCCGACGGTACGGTACCGCCAGATCCGGAAAATAAAATTCCGGCCACCCACAACAGTGTTTCTTTGTTCCACAAGAGCGGTCGACCCATTTCCCGCAGCAATGGATTTACCCGGGGTAATATCTGGTGGCCTCAGGGGACAGTCTCGGACCGTGAGGGGAATATCTGGGTGGCCAACTGTGGCAATGACACGGTGACCATGATTCGTAGTGGCAACCCGCTACTGGCGAAAAATTTCCTGTTGCCCGGCGCCAATCCCGATCTGCAGCCTACCGAATCCCCTTCCCTGAAGCCCTTCGCGATTGCGATCGACAGGCGTGGACGGGCCTGGATCACCGGCAACAAGTCCGAGCGTTTGTACCGTATCGATCAGCGCGGCAATGTGGAGGAAGTCGATATGGGGGGTGCGGAACTGTCGTGGCCCATGGGTATCTCCAGCGACAGTAAAGGCAATATGTGGATATCCAATTCCGATGCGGTGAATGTGCCCTGTGTTGACCCACTCGACCCCCAGAGCGGCGGCAATCCATCGATTGTTTTCATGCCCGCGGATGGGGGTGCGCCGCTACAGGTATTTGGCCAGGGTGGGTTGAGCATTCCCTGGGGGAATGCGGTCGATGGCAGCGATACCCTGTGGGTATTCAACTTTGGTCATACACCGTTTGAGGATGTACAGGCAGACACCGTCTGGCCGGATACCGGTGTGTCGCGTTTTTGTGGAAGTGGCGACTGCCCGCCCGGCCTGTCGGTAGGGGATCCGATTTCCCCGGATACCGGCTACACCAGTGATGCCCTTGAACGTATCACCGGGGGCGGCATCGACCCGTCCGGTAACCTCTGGCTGCTCAACAACTGGAAAAAAATTGGCCCGTTTGTGTACGACACCAACCCGGGAAGTAATAGTTTCGTCATTGTTCCCGGCGCGGCGACGCCGGTAAAAACGCCCCTTATTGGTGTGCCGCGCCATTTTCCGTAA
- a CDS encoding OmpA/MotB family protein → MRSRSGFSRSGKLAAGWRGPAGGARNDSDASWISVSDLMAGLMMVFLCIAVAMMRSVMIEREKIRTIAMSYKENQLAIYESLQREFAPDLTRWGATIDRDTLTVAFNNSDAMFDTGEAALSDSYQVVFEEFFPRYMNVLAPFKGSVEAVRIEGHTSTGWGQTSDRNDSYFNNLRLSQDRARSVLRYVYTLDEVTTHHAWMMQNVAAVGYSSSRPIYNADGSENIEQSKRVAFRVITNSETKIHSILEESF, encoded by the coding sequence ATGCGTTCGCGGTCCGGGTTTTCCCGCTCCGGCAAGCTGGCAGCGGGCTGGCGCGGCCCTGCCGGCGGCGCGCGCAACGACAGCGATGCCTCCTGGATCAGTGTTTCCGACCTGATGGCGGGTCTGATGATGGTGTTCCTGTGTATCGCCGTGGCGATGATGCGATCCGTGATGATCGAGCGGGAAAAGATCCGCACGATTGCCATGTCCTACAAGGAAAATCAGCTGGCAATCTACGAATCCCTGCAGCGTGAGTTCGCGCCAGACCTGACGCGCTGGGGGGCGACCATTGATCGGGATACGCTGACGGTCGCGTTCAATAACTCCGATGCCATGTTCGATACCGGAGAGGCGGCGCTCAGTGACAGTTACCAGGTGGTATTCGAGGAGTTCTTTCCCCGCTATATGAACGTGCTGGCGCCGTTCAAGGGATCGGTGGAGGCGGTGCGTATCGAGGGGCACACCAGTACCGGCTGGGGCCAGACCAGCGACCGCAATGACAGTTACTTCAATAACCTGCGCCTGTCTCAGGATCGCGCGCGCTCGGTGCTGCGCTATGTCTATACCCTGGATGAAGTGACCACTCACCACGCCTGGATGATGCAGAATGTGGCGGCAGTCGGATATTCTTCTTCGCGGCCGATTTACAATGCCGACGGCAGTGAGAATATCGAACAATCCAAGCGAGTGGCTTTCCGCGTGATCACCAATTCAGAAACCAAGATCCACAGTATCCTCGAGGAGTCCTTCTGA
- a CDS encoding class I SAM-dependent methyltransferase, with amino-acid sequence MQHRSFGLAALTTEMVKSGDRILDLGPLSSGTTQAFLGLNCQCHIEDLVEYLADNQHADDPLQALEDHLIPKPESLKFDVILCWDLLNFLELDVIRHLIRLLEPHLKPGTILHTMRYTGRNQPHKPRRFRLLENFCFEYVDDPSYPEVPSKGHSTVTLLKCMDRFSLFNSLMKREGMDQNVTEHFLEYDSTTSRNQVRSGGASDVSAYFRQVRDDERLDFAGVRKALSALPTGATVLDCGRKNGRNIDALKKKVGALYVEDLHASLAWRKKMHGETSGFSESMFSFDPGTRLDGVFLWDLLNFCSADQIAALGELLAGRMTPGGQLHFLVYKSSQQPQRPAMYELLEDEKVAVTGISESRSARHLGSTADLMRLLPGYRLFGHHLGRLPSGDSVQEFVLQLKA; translated from the coding sequence ATGCAACACCGCTCTTTTGGCCTCGCTGCGTTAACGACCGAGATGGTCAAAAGCGGGGACCGAATACTCGACCTCGGGCCTCTCTCGTCCGGCACCACTCAGGCTTTTCTCGGCCTCAACTGCCAGTGTCATATTGAAGACCTGGTGGAATACCTCGCCGACAACCAACATGCGGATGATCCTCTACAGGCACTGGAAGACCATCTGATTCCCAAGCCTGAATCACTCAAGTTTGATGTGATCCTGTGCTGGGACCTGCTGAATTTTCTCGAGCTGGACGTTATCCGCCATCTGATCCGCCTGCTGGAGCCGCACCTGAAGCCGGGTACGATTCTGCATACGATGCGCTATACCGGGCGCAACCAGCCGCATAAACCACGACGGTTCCGCCTGCTGGAAAATTTCTGCTTTGAATACGTGGATGACCCCAGCTACCCGGAGGTGCCTTCCAAGGGGCACTCCACGGTGACGCTCCTGAAATGCATGGACCGGTTCAGCCTGTTCAACTCGCTGATGAAGCGGGAGGGCATGGACCAGAATGTCACCGAGCATTTTCTCGAATACGACAGCACCACGTCGCGCAATCAGGTGCGCAGCGGCGGCGCCTCGGATGTGAGCGCCTATTTCCGTCAGGTCCGCGATGACGAACGCCTGGATTTCGCCGGCGTGCGCAAGGCATTGAGTGCCCTGCCCACAGGGGCTACCGTACTGGATTGCGGGCGCAAAAATGGCCGCAATATTGATGCACTGAAAAAGAAAGTGGGCGCCCTGTACGTGGAAGACCTGCACGCTTCCCTGGCCTGGCGCAAGAAAATGCACGGTGAAACCAGCGGTTTCAGTGAATCCATGTTCAGCTTTGATCCCGGTACCCGGCTCGACGGGGTGTTCCTGTGGGATCTGCTGAATTTCTGCAGCGCTGACCAGATTGCGGCCCTGGGTGAGTTGTTGGCGGGCCGCATGACCCCCGGCGGTCAGCTGCATTTTCTGGTGTACAAATCCAGTCAGCAGCCGCAGCGCCCGGCGATGTATGAGTTGCTTGAGGATGAAAAGGTGGCGGTGACTGGTATTTCCGAAAGCCGTAGCGCACGCCACCTCGGCAGTACCGCGGATCTGATGCGCCTGTTGCCCGGCTACCGTCTGTTCGGCCATCACCTCGGACGCTTGCCCTCGGGGGATTCGGTTCAGGAATTTGTACTGCAGCTGAAGGCCTGA
- a CDS encoding NADP-dependent oxidoreductase produces MDLNQSSEHNRRLVLASRPEGAPGSDNFRLEQSEIPQPGEGQVLLRTVFLSLDPYMRGRMSDAPSYAEPVAIDDVMVGGTINRVMESRLDGFAEGDWVLSYTCGWQDYALSDGTMLINLGKEPKQPSLALGLLGMPGFTAYMGLLDIGAPKENETVVVAAATGPVGATVGQIAKLKGCRAVGVAGGPEKCRFAVEELGFDACIDHYAADFDQQLASACADGIDVYYENVGGKVLDGVLPLLNTGARVPVCGLVSQYNATNLPEGPDRLGLLMGMILTKRLKMQGFIIFDDYGHRYDEFYQQMSDWYAKGKIKYREQIVEGLEQAPEAFAGMLEGKNFGKLVVRVGEDG; encoded by the coding sequence ATGGACCTCAACCAATCCAGCGAGCACAACCGCCGCCTCGTTCTCGCTTCCCGCCCCGAGGGTGCCCCCGGTAGCGACAACTTCCGCCTGGAGCAGAGCGAGATTCCCCAGCCCGGCGAAGGCCAGGTATTGCTGCGCACTGTTTTCCTGTCGCTGGACCCGTATATGCGCGGCCGCATGAGCGACGCGCCATCTTACGCGGAGCCAGTGGCCATCGACGATGTGATGGTGGGCGGAACCATCAACCGCGTGATGGAATCCCGGCTGGACGGTTTTGCCGAAGGCGACTGGGTGCTTTCCTACACCTGCGGCTGGCAGGACTACGCCCTGTCGGACGGCACCATGCTGATCAATCTGGGCAAGGAGCCCAAGCAGCCCTCACTCGCCCTCGGCCTACTCGGCATGCCCGGGTTCACCGCCTATATGGGCCTGCTGGACATCGGCGCACCCAAAGAAAACGAGACCGTCGTCGTCGCCGCTGCCACCGGGCCAGTGGGCGCTACCGTCGGCCAGATCGCAAAACTGAAAGGTTGCCGCGCTGTCGGCGTGGCCGGGGGCCCGGAGAAGTGTCGCTTCGCGGTGGAAGAGCTCGGTTTCGATGCCTGTATCGATCACTACGCCGCTGACTTTGACCAGCAACTGGCCTCGGCCTGCGCGGACGGGATCGACGTCTACTACGAAAATGTCGGCGGCAAGGTACTGGACGGCGTGTTGCCGCTACTGAATACCGGCGCACGAGTACCGGTATGCGGACTGGTGTCCCAGTACAACGCCACCAACCTGCCGGAAGGGCCCGATCGCCTCGGACTGCTGATGGGGATGATTCTGACCAAGCGACTGAAGATGCAGGGATTCATCATCTTTGATGACTACGGCCACCGCTATGACGAGTTTTACCAGCAGATGTCAGACTGGTACGCCAAGGGCAAAATCAAATACCGCGAACAGATTGTCGAAGGCCTGGAACAGGCACCGGAAGCCTTTGCCGGAATGCTGGAAGGTAAGAACTTTGGCAAGCTCGTGGTCCGGGTGGGCGAGGACGGCTGA
- a CDS encoding alanine/glycine:cation symporter family protein codes for MNVLESLESALNTFVAYAWGTPLLVLLVGGGLFLLVSSRARPYRHLGHSIDLLRGKYDNPDDPGQVPHRQALSTALSGTLGLGNIAGVAIAISTGGPGAIFWMWITALVGVATKFYTATLSVMYRGRDSNGEVQGGPMYVIREGLGKRWQPLAYLFAIAGLGGLLPSFQSNQTVQLLRVSFAEPLGWVSADNAFLFDLGLGVLLAVAALVVIVGRIQRIGRFAVRIVPAMVIFYLLLTLGVIGYFWQEIPAAFALIFTDAFSGEAVAGGVLGTVIATGISRGAFSNEAGIGTESLAHGAAKTTEPVREGVVAMVGPIVDTLIICTCTALVILLTGVWQQGEGIEGVSLTANAFSSVFGGWGPVLLLIMVVPLAFSTIVTFWYYGMKCFVFLFGARFQVVYTVIYLLLIVLGAVLSLNIVNSLIIGMYAVMAIPTMASTLLLSERVNQAAHAYFVKTPGA; via the coding sequence ATGAATGTTCTCGAATCCCTAGAATCTGCCCTGAATACCTTCGTCGCCTACGCATGGGGGACACCGTTACTGGTACTGCTGGTGGGCGGAGGCCTGTTCCTGCTGGTCAGCTCTCGTGCGCGCCCCTATCGCCACCTTGGACACAGTATCGATCTGCTTCGGGGTAAGTACGACAACCCCGATGATCCCGGCCAGGTTCCTCATCGCCAGGCGCTGTCTACGGCGCTGTCTGGCACCCTCGGGCTCGGCAATATTGCCGGCGTTGCCATCGCCATCAGCACTGGTGGTCCCGGCGCCATCTTCTGGATGTGGATAACCGCGCTGGTGGGCGTCGCCACCAAGTTCTACACCGCAACGCTGTCGGTGATGTACCGCGGCCGCGACAGCAACGGGGAAGTCCAGGGCGGCCCCATGTATGTGATTCGCGAGGGGCTGGGTAAGCGCTGGCAACCACTGGCCTATCTGTTTGCCATTGCCGGGCTTGGTGGCCTGCTGCCTTCTTTTCAGTCCAATCAGACAGTGCAGTTGCTGCGGGTTTCATTCGCGGAACCCCTGGGCTGGGTAAGTGCGGATAATGCATTTCTGTTTGATCTCGGGCTCGGTGTGCTGCTCGCCGTCGCGGCGCTGGTGGTGATTGTGGGGCGTATCCAGCGTATTGGCCGCTTTGCGGTGCGTATCGTGCCCGCGATGGTGATTTTCTATCTGCTGCTGACCCTCGGCGTGATCGGTTACTTCTGGCAGGAAATTCCCGCGGCATTCGCGCTGATTTTCACCGACGCCTTTTCTGGTGAAGCTGTGGCGGGTGGCGTTCTCGGTACCGTGATCGCGACGGGAATCAGCCGCGGCGCCTTCTCCAATGAAGCGGGTATCGGCACCGAGTCACTGGCCCACGGCGCGGCCAAGACCACCGAGCCGGTGCGCGAGGGCGTGGTGGCCATGGTCGGGCCGATCGTCGACACCCTGATTATCTGCACCTGTACCGCGCTGGTGATTCTGCTGACCGGTGTATGGCAGCAGGGCGAGGGCATTGAAGGGGTTTCCCTGACGGCGAACGCGTTCAGCAGCGTGTTTGGTGGCTGGGGCCCGGTGCTGCTGCTGATCATGGTGGTACCGCTGGCCTTCAGTACCATTGTTACCTTCTGGTACTACGGCATGAAGTGTTTCGTGTTCCTGTTTGGCGCGCGGTTTCAGGTGGTATACACGGTGATCTATCTGTTGCTGATTGTGCTTGGTGCGGTGCTGTCGCTGAATATCGTCAACAGTCTGATTATCGGCATGTACGCGGTAATGGCGATCCCCACCATGGCATCCACCCTGTTGCTGTCCGAGCGGGTTAACCAGGCGGCGCACGCGTACTTTGTGAAGACGCCAGGCGCCTGA